The proteins below are encoded in one region of Coriobacteriia bacterium:
- the clpP gene encoding ATP-dependent Clp endopeptidase proteolytic subunit ClpP — MSISDIKALVPIVIEQTGRGERSFDIYSRLLNERIVFLGTEIDDHVANLVIAQLLHLESAEPDKDINLYINSPGGSVTSGLAIYDTMQYIKCDVSTICVGQCASMAAVLLASGAPGKRYALPHSRVLIHQPWGGTQGQVTDIEIQAKEMLRMRDELDGILAKHTGQTKKKIHLDTERDNIMSAKDAVSYGLVDEVFVNRILEAKSE; from the coding sequence ATGAGTATTTCCGATATCAAAGCCCTTGTACCCATCGTTATCGAACAGACAGGCCGAGGCGAGCGCAGCTTTGACATCTACTCGCGACTGCTCAATGAGCGGATCGTGTTTCTCGGCACGGAGATCGACGATCACGTGGCCAACCTCGTGATCGCTCAGCTCCTGCACCTCGAGAGCGCGGAGCCGGACAAGGACATCAACCTCTACATCAACTCGCCCGGTGGTTCAGTGACTTCCGGTTTGGCAATCTACGACACCATGCAGTACATCAAGTGCGACGTGTCGACGATCTGCGTTGGCCAGTGCGCCAGCATGGCCGCCGTGCTGCTCGCCTCCGGCGCGCCCGGCAAGCGCTACGCATTGCCGCACTCGCGCGTGCTCATCCACCAGCCTTGGGGCGGCACGCAGGGTCAGGTCACGGATATCGAGATCCAGGCCAAAGAGATGCTCAGGATGCGCGATGAGCTTGATGGCATCCTCGCGAAGCACACCGGTCAAACGAAGAAGAAGATCCACCTCGACACAGAGCGCGACAACATCATGTCCGCCAAGGACGCCGTTTCCTACGGCCTGGTCGATGAGGTCTTTGTGAACCGTATCCTTGAGGCGAAGAGCGAATGA